The genome window agtttctccaaatctctctcatacctaaggtataaaatagattttggagatgagtttcataggacttatcttgaattgaagttctgtccaaaagatagataaatcccaatagaaactcagtatgcaagaagggctccccctaagtgtgtgcaggattatttgaagttgaagatataacacacataatatattagagcttgatggagactttcctacaaacatggTTATCGAGACATACAAGCGATGattcgtagagtgagcgcagcaattataatcacatctcgattaaccacacacagagtaatttgaactaaaacatagttcatcccacagaatattacagataataatccacagacatacgacatagagttaatagatcgaaccaagttccaaatgcataagacataaactaaaacggcacaaaaaagataaaatgcatatgcatggtcttagtgtccacatagaaccaccaactccccctgaaggagacgcctgacaacttctcatcacttctctccccctttggcatcaattgccacaaaggagaggccttactgatcactcggcggaggatgcatgtggTAATAATGAGTGCggaaggtgtcaaacagggaggagaactggtcaaagtcctgctggagctgctgctgcctctgactgatatcatgcatgttgtcagttgtagaaagattatcaaactgactggagagagcacccatgttatcttgaaagctttgttgcatattattcagccttgacatgatgggatcagtgacattagtgtgaatgtgatcacgaaggtcagaaaattcagagttgagcaCATCCCAGTTGTCGTCAAAGCGAGACcgcatgtcatcgaggcggtgatccacatgtgacatcaacccctcaaatcgagtatcaatatgagcctccagcccttgctgcatgttgtgaaaataaggatcaaaatatcctggagcaggctcccaatagtgctgaggctgaggaggaggtggaggaggaggcatctgctgttcctcaacattaggcgctgctccaccctcatagccagggtcttcctcatcatctgggaatggagtgagtggcctggtgagaaaccctatctcattcttaaaaggcctgaatggagtgtggacaatctcacatgggccctcaaatcttgtcttggatttgataagagccataatgtatggagcatatgccaagttttgattcttgtccatctttaaatcattaagctgcctcatcatgaaaagaacaatgttcatgacttcTCCATTCATAATGTGATGAATTATGTTCCAGAACTTCTCCCtgattttactcttatcaccactcttgggaaggatggtgactctggcaatcttgttgatgacagcaggatgatgtctgagtcctgctgtctcaCCAAATCTCCTGGGTATACCAAgtctggctggctcataaaactgcacaaaatcctcaaaattgtcttcagtataaagatccactccagcagaaatggtgccatagttcagactgttggcagctgcaaagtcagcaaaagaagcagagtagcgcttgaagccagtcatccaggtgatggattcttctgcaatatcaatctctgaggtagccaagaattgcttaacAGCCATTTCATTAAAATCTGTgcgctgccccataaactgatatagtCCGCATGCCTCAAACTTAGGGATCaaaccctccatgactgattgactgagcaggaatgaccaatcaatcacctgatgcttatggaaattagtatccaccagggtgccccagaaaacatcaaactgcagctgcgTGTGGAAAAACTGGATGTTGGTATCTGATGGCAGAGCATACTGATTCACAGTCCGTCGAGAGCAGTACTCAGtcatagaaaatctccgctttgggaaagtccatccttggatatcaatgggataatcaggatgaacatgaggaaaatcttccgcatccatggattcagtgcccccagctgaggattgggcttctgaatcagtggttggtacataatcatcatcatttcctcgagggcgcttggatttaaagcgacctgcaagtttcttgcgtaGACCACCAAGACCACTGCAACAATGTGACAAACATCCATAGATGAATAATTGAAACCAATCACCATTTATAAAAGGAATGGAActgtaatgctctgccagggtccggactgtccgcgctagggggccggacggtccgcgccagaggcccggacggtccgcgtccaccaggcggacggtccgcgaccgaccaggggcgactccaagaaccctagccgccacaagtgttcaatttgatggttttgcagataatacccagccaaataagttgaaaattttgcatagcattgatATTGAGAGGAACTAACAagcccaccaatcagattttgaaacccactgcttaatttcagatcagagaagaaacccaaataatctcaaagttgatgaaatttgattaaatccacaagatttgaagataccgtgatgaagacatgttgagggaatcgtgctgcaagctgtcggactgtccgcacgcaacttctcttcacggtccgcgcacactcgacacaagaGAGTATATGCGAGAAGAGAGCAAAAGAGAACAACCGAGAGGGCACAACTGGCAAGACTGCGGGCTCTGTCCCTttttctgccctgtcgcggacggtccgcgcgggggcggcggacggtccgcgccctgatgatttcagacggtctgcgaggctgctcggactgtccatttcctgatgctgcggacggtccgcggtccataggcggacggtccgcggcctgatactcatttttccaatttctgtccactttctgattttgaattccgaatccgaattggtgctcatatatggacattctgACCAATCCAAAagttggtatgcatgcatatacttaTGATGTATTCGAGAAATGCaagatttttgaattaaactatctagagcaattagaaatgaaaaatgcacaaataataccaaataaatagcataaaaaGCATACTTAGACCCAAGATGCAAggcgacacatgtgtgatcaacttcaagtcacatttgagatatcgatcacattcatttcacttcttagagaacaaaatcttgtttcatccaaaggttttgtaaaaatgtctgctaattgatcatcggtgccaatggaataaatagagatatctcccttgccaacatgatctcttaagaagtgatgccgtatatcaatatgcttggttcttgagtgttggaccggattggtagccaatttcaccgcactctcattatcacacatgagaggcacattcttgaaaataattccatagtccaataaggtttgtttcatccataatagttgagcacaacaatttccggccgatatatattccgcctcggcggtagatagagcaaccgaattttgtttcttagaagaccatgaaacaagagatctaccaagaaattgacaacaaccggaggtgctttttctatcaactttgcaccccgcatagtccgaatccgaatatccaattaattcaaattgagcacctttgggataccatagaccaatattgggagtatacttcaaatatcttagaatccttttagcggccttcaagtgaatctctctaggagaagcttgaaatcgagcacacatgcatacactaaacataacatcgggcctagatgcggtaatataaagcaaactaccaattattgaacgataaagtttttgatcaactattgtacctccttcatctaagtctagatgaccatttgttgccattggagtcttgataggcttagcattttctaaaccaaacttcttgagcatgtccctcaaatattttgattgacttataaaaattccatctttcaattgtttgatttgaaggccaagaaagaagctcaattctcctatcatagacatttcaaattcctttgacatcatttttccgaactcctcacaaaataattcattagtagatccaaaaataatatcatcaacgtagatttgacaaacaaataaatctttaccaattcttttagtgaatagagtagtgtcaaccttcccaattttgaagtctttggaaagcaagaaatccctaagcctttcataccaagcgcgtggagcttgcttaagcccatagagagctttagagagcttgaacacatggttaggtcttttggggtcctcaaaaccgggaggttgttcaacatacactagttcactaatcttaccatttagaaaggcactctttacatccatttggtagagcttgatattgtgtgcacaagcataagcaagtagaatccggattgcttctaatcttgctacgggagcaaatgtctccccaaaatccaatccttcaatttgagtatatccttgtgcaactaatcttgccttgtttcttactaccacaccatcttcattgtgcttgttgcggaacacccattttgtaccaataacattgtggttctttggtctctcaacaagctcccaaacttcatttcgagtgaagttatttaattcttcatgcattgcattcacccaatcaacatcaagtagagcttcatctacacggttaggttccatacaagatacaaaagagaaatgttcacaaaatgaagctatgcgagagcgagtttgaacacccttactaatatcacccacaatttgatcaaccgggtgatccttcacaatggaatgatgaattcttgataccgtttgatagttGCTTGATGAAGCATTAGGAGAAACcgtaggtcttgaagtaccttgatcatgagtatccatggtttcatcgAGTGGtttgctttggtgatcttcctcatttatagttgaggatgaaggaataacaaccacactatcttcatcatcatcttccttaggttttatttcaccaatggccattgttttcattgcatttatcaattgagttcccccaacatcatcgagattatcactctcatcttgagacccatttgtttcatcaaattcaacatcatatgcttcctcaataataccatgagttttgttgaagactctataagccttactatttgatgaatatccaagaagaaaaccctcatcacatttcttctcaaatttagaaagccggcttccctttctcaaaatataacatttgcaaccaaataccctaaaatatgagatatttggctttctaccaatgagcaattcatatggagttttcttcaagagtttgtgacaatatagtctatttgatgaatgacaagcggtatttattgcctcggcccaataagaatccgatatattatattccgctaacatagaccttgccatatcaataagagttctattctttctttcaacaataccgttttgttccggggtatatttggaagagaattcatgtttgatacccttgtcatcacaatattgatcaattcttgcatttttgaattccgacccattatcacttctaacctttttgatgtcgaaatcaaattgattttgagccaatatagcaaatgacttgaatgtttcaaacacattggatttgtctcgtagaaaataaacccaagtaaatcttgaatagtcatccacaatcacaagacaataagaattaccaccaatacttacaaaagatgtgggcccaaataaatccatgtgaagtaattccaaaggtcgatgagtggacatttgacttttatttggatgagtatttgccacttgcttaccggcttgacaagagctacacaatttgttcttttcaaacttcacatctttcaagcctcgaactaagtcatgcttggttaaccgattgagttgcttcatcccaacatgaccaagtcttctatgccataaccaacctagtgaagcttttgaaaataagcaagttgtgagctttgcctcattagatgagaaatcaacaa of Zea mays cultivar B73 chromosome 8, Zm-B73-REFERENCE-NAM-5.0, whole genome shotgun sequence contains these proteins:
- the LOC118473167 gene encoding uncharacterized protein — its product is MSSSRGLGGLRKKLAGRFKSKRPRGNDDDYVPTTDSEAQSSAGGTESMDAEDFPHVHPDYPIDIQGWTFPKRRFSMTEYCSRRTVNQYALPSDTNIQFFHTQLQFDVFWGTLVDTNFHKHQVIDWSFLLSQSVMEGLIPKFEACGLYQFMGQRTDFNEMAVKQFLATSEIDIAEESITWMTGFKRYSASFADFAAANSLNYGTISAGVDLYTEDNFEDFVQFYEPARLGIPRRFGETAGLRHHPAVINKIARVTILPKSGDKSKIREKFWNIIHHIMNGEVMNIVLFMMRQLNDLKMDKNQNLAYAPYIMALIKSKTRFEGPCEIVHTPFRPFKNEIGFLTRPLTPFPDDEEDPGYEGGAAPNVEEQQMPPPPPPPQPQHYWEPAPGYFDPYFHNMQQGLEAHIDTRFEGLMSHVDHRLDDMRSRFDDNWDVLNSEFSDLRDHIHTNVTDPIMSRLNNMQQSFQDNMGALSSQFDNLSTTDNMHDISQRQQQLQQDFDQFSSLFDTFRTHYYHMHPPPSDQ